The proteins below are encoded in one region of Methylophilales bacterium:
- a CDS encoding ABC-F family ATPase, whose translation MLITNNITMQFGSKPLFEDISIKFGDGNRYGLIGANGCGKSTFMKILAKELEPTSGSIAIESNERVAWLRQDQFAYEELRVLDVVMMGHEEMWNANEEKNKLYANPDATDEDYMKAAELETVYAEYDGYTAESRAGELLDGVGIENSFHDGAMSAIPPGLKLRVLLAQALFADPDILLLDEPTNNLDINTIRWLEKIINSRNSTMIIISHDRHFLNQVCTHTADMDYQKLTVYPGNYDDFMAASATVKSQQLKANEKAKAQVAELQEFVRRFSANASKAKQATSRAKQIDKIKIEDMKPSSRQYPFIRFEYEEKDKLYRQAVTVNKLSHAYEKPLFNNLNFMVEAGEKVAIIGENGIGKSTLLKILANTVNPNDGSVKWAEKAKISYFAQDHNDEFDKSTPIFDWINDFKQAQDDDQSIKSILGRLLFSGDDFKKKVNVLSGGEQGRMLFGKIMLERNNVLLLDEPTNHMDMESIESLNTALDKYKGTVFFVTHDREFVSSVATRIFEIKSDKIIDYTGNYEDYIAAQELD comes from the coding sequence TTGCTAATTACAAATAATATTACGATGCAATTTGGTTCAAAACCCCTTTTTGAGGATATATCAATAAAGTTTGGAGACGGTAACCGCTATGGTCTTATTGGTGCAAATGGTTGTGGTAAATCCACCTTTATGAAAATTCTTGCTAAAGAGCTTGAGCCCACCTCGGGTTCAATTGCCATTGAATCAAACGAAAGAGTTGCTTGGCTGAGACAAGATCAATTTGCATATGAAGAGCTGAGGGTTCTTGACGTTGTCATGATGGGTCATGAAGAAATGTGGAATGCTAATGAGGAAAAAAATAAGCTTTATGCGAACCCAGATGCAACAGATGAAGATTATATGAAGGCTGCCGAACTAGAAACAGTTTATGCGGAATATGATGGCTATACAGCTGAGTCAAGGGCTGGGGAGTTGTTAGATGGTGTAGGTATCGAAAATAGCTTTCATGATGGAGCTATGAGTGCAATCCCACCTGGGTTAAAACTTAGAGTTTTATTAGCTCAAGCACTATTTGCAGACCCAGACATTCTGTTGCTTGATGAACCTACCAACAATCTGGACATTAATACAATTCGATGGCTTGAAAAGATAATTAATTCAAGAAATTCGACCATGATTATTATTTCGCATGATCGTCATTTTCTTAATCAAGTATGCACTCATACAGCAGATATGGATTATCAAAAGTTAACAGTTTATCCAGGTAATTATGATGACTTTATGGCAGCAAGTGCGACAGTAAAATCGCAGCAACTCAAAGCAAATGAAAAAGCTAAAGCACAAGTAGCCGAACTTCAAGAGTTTGTCAGAAGATTCTCAGCAAATGCATCCAAAGCCAAGCAAGCAACATCAAGAGCAAAACAAATTGATAAAATAAAAATAGAGGATATGAAGCCATCAAGCAGACAGTATCCGTTTATTCGATTTGAATACGAAGAAAAAGATAAATTGTATCGTCAAGCAGTTACAGTTAATAAATTAAGTCACGCTTATGAAAAGCCCTTATTTAATAATTTAAATTTTATGGTTGAGGCTGGAGAAAAAGTTGCCATTATTGGTGAAAATGGCATAGGCAAATCTACCTTACTTAAAATTCTTGCAAATACAGTTAATCCTAATGATGGATCAGTCAAATGGGCTGAAAAAGCAAAAATAAGTTATTTTGCACAAGACCATAACGACGAATTTGATAAAAGTACTCCAATATTTGATTGGATAAATGATTTCAAACAAGCGCAAGATGATGACCAATCTATTAAGAGTATTTTAGGCCGATTATTATTTTCTGGAGACGATTTTAAAAAGAAAGTGAATGTATTGTCAGGTGGAGAGCAAGGTCGGATGTTATTTGGAAAAATTATGCTCGAAAGAAATAATGTTTTGTTATTAGATGAACCCACGAATCATATGGATATGGAATCAATTGAATCATTAAATACAGCCTTGGATAAATATAAAGGAACGGTATTTTTTGTAACACACGATCGTGAATTTGTAAGCTCGGTAGCAACTCGCATTTTTGAAATAAAATCTGACAAAATTATTGATTACACAGGCAACTACGAGGACTATATTGCTGCTCAAGAGCTAGATTAA
- a CDS encoding GreA/GreB family elongation factor — translation MSRAFVKENDLEHAGIDVPERPISSEKNYVTPYGLMELETKISYLEEERTKSSLTTDSIHKQKKLQLERDLRYFINRLESAILVNPQEQDKNKVLFSASVDIENELGEILNFQIVGEDEANVKINKIAYNSPLAKALIGNALDDEVVWIKPSGNEILTIVNIQYKL, via the coding sequence TGCTGGAATAGATGTGCCAGAACGCCCTATAAGCTCTGAAAAAAATTACGTAACTCCTTATGGGCTTATGGAGCTAGAAACAAAAATCTCATATTTGGAAGAGGAAAGAACAAAATCATCCCTCACTACCGACTCCATACATAAGCAAAAAAAATTGCAATTGGAGCGTGATTTAAGATACTTTATTAACCGACTTGAATCAGCAATTTTAGTTAACCCCCAAGAGCAGGATAAAAATAAGGTTCTTTTTTCTGCTTCGGTTGATATCGAAAATGAATTAGGAGAAATTCTTAATTTTCAAATTGTTGGTGAAGACGAAGCAAATGTTAAAATAAATAAAATCGCATACAACTCACCTCTTGCGAAAGCTCTAATTGGAAACGCTCTAGATGATGAAGTTGTTTGGATAAAACCCTCAGGAAATGAAATTTTAACTATCGTAAACATACAGTACAAGCTATAA